A portion of the Clostridium gelidum genome contains these proteins:
- a CDS encoding N-acetyl sugar amidotransferase: MKDREYQVCTNCVMDTTDSKIVFDEKGMCDHCNNFYTKIKPNWNPDEIGEKQLKEIVDKIKKDGKGKKYDCIIGLSGGVDSSYLIYMAKEKWGLRPLAFCADTGWNLNVANENIARIVKGLDIDLYTDIINWEQMKDLQLSYFKSQVPYQDTPQDHAIFASVYNYAAKNGFKYVITGGNFSTECVREPNEWVHVNDIRQIKDIHKKFGKVSLKGFPLCGMFKYRLYYKYIKGMNIVKPLDLIPYYKEDAIKELHDRFGWERYKNKHFENTFTRFYEGYWLLKKFGYDKRKAHFSSLILTGQLKRDEAVEILKQPPYPENEAIQDMEFVASKLGITKVEFEKMMAGENKTYQDYKSSLTLINSAIKIAQSVGMEKRNFR; encoded by the coding sequence ATGAAAGACAGAGAATATCAGGTTTGTACAAATTGTGTTATGGATACAACAGATTCTAAGATTGTTTTTGATGAAAAAGGAATGTGTGACCATTGTAATAATTTTTATACAAAAATTAAACCTAATTGGAATCCAGATGAGATTGGAGAAAAACAATTAAAAGAAATTGTTGATAAAATTAAAAAAGATGGAAAAGGCAAAAAATATGATTGCATAATCGGGTTAAGTGGTGGAGTGGATAGCTCTTATTTAATTTATATGGCAAAAGAAAAATGGGGACTTAGACCCCTTGCTTTCTGTGCTGATACAGGTTGGAATTTAAATGTAGCAAATGAGAATATAGCGAGAATAGTAAAAGGACTTGATATTGATTTGTACACTGATATTATAAATTGGGAACAGATGAAAGATTTACAGCTTTCTTATTTTAAATCTCAAGTACCATATCAAGACACGCCTCAAGATCATGCAATATTTGCATCTGTATATAATTATGCAGCTAAAAATGGGTTTAAGTATGTAATTACTGGAGGAAATTTTTCTACAGAATGCGTTAGAGAGCCAAATGAATGGGTTCACGTTAATGATATAAGACAAATTAAAGATATACATAAAAAATTTGGCAAAGTTTCTTTAAAAGGATTTCCTTTATGCGGAATGTTTAAATATAGATTGTATTATAAGTATATAAAAGGCATGAATATAGTTAAACCTTTGGATTTAATACCTTATTATAAAGAAGATGCTATTAAAGAATTACATGATAGATTTGGTTGGGAAAGATACAAAAATAAGCATTTTGAAAACACATTTACAAGATTCTATGAAGGTTATTGGTTATTAAAGAAATTTGGATATGACAAGAGAAAAGCTCATTTTTCAAGCCTCATATTAACAGGTCAGCTTAAAAGAGATGAAGCTGTAGAAATATTAAAACAACCACCATATCCAGAAAACGAGGCAATTCAGGATATGGAATTTGTTGCAAGTAAACTTGGAATAACAAAAGTTGAATTTGAAAAAATGATGGCGGGTGAAAATAAAACATATCAAGATTATAAATCAAGTTTAACCTTAATAAATTCTGCAATTAAGATAGCACAATCTGTAGGAATGGAAAAGCGCAATTTCAGATAA
- a CDS encoding AglZ/HisF2 family acetamidino modification protein, which produces MYRSRVIPCLLLKDEGLYKTIKFKKPRYLGDPINTLKLFNDKEADEIVVLDISSSINGKGPNFDYIKRLTRECFMPMCYGGGVTTIEQVEALYKLGVEKVAFNTSLFTNPKLITDVAKNFGSQSVVASIDVKKSLFGSYSVYVMSGTKDTKCNPVTYAKRAEELGAGEIFINSIDKDGMMNGYDYDLIENVSSAVNIPVVAIGGAGNLSDCVKAVNIGASAAGAGSLFVYYGVLKAVLINYPTQDELSIAFKGDNS; this is translated from the coding sequence ATGTATAGAAGTAGAGTGATTCCCTGTTTATTATTAAAAGATGAAGGATTATATAAAACAATAAAATTTAAGAAACCAAGATATTTAGGTGATCCAATAAATACACTAAAGCTTTTTAATGATAAAGAAGCTGATGAAATTGTTGTTTTAGATATATCATCATCAATTAATGGAAAAGGGCCAAATTTTGATTATATAAAGAGATTAACTAGAGAATGTTTTATGCCAATGTGTTATGGTGGTGGAGTAACTACTATTGAACAAGTTGAGGCTCTTTACAAACTTGGAGTAGAAAAAGTGGCTTTTAATACTTCTTTATTTACAAATCCAAAACTGATTACAGATGTAGCTAAGAATTTTGGTTCACAAAGTGTAGTTGCGTCGATTGATGTGAAAAAAAGTTTATTTGGATCATATTCAGTATATGTTATGTCAGGAACAAAGGATACTAAATGTAATCCAGTTACATATGCAAAGAGAGCAGAAGAGCTAGGTGCAGGAGAAATATTTATTAATTCTATAGATAAAGATGGAATGATGAATGGCTATGATTATGATCTTATTGAAAACGTAAGTTCAGCAGTTAATATACCAGTTGTAGCTATTGGTGGTGCAGGAAATTTATCAGATTGCGTTAAAGCAGTAAATATTGGTGCTTCTGCAGCAGGGGCTGGAAGTTTATTTGTATATTATGGTGTACTTAAAGCAGTACTTATAAATTATCCTACACAAGATGAGTTATCTATAGCTTTTAAGGGTGATAACAGTTAA
- the wecB gene encoding non-hydrolyzing UDP-N-acetylglucosamine 2-epimerase, whose protein sequence is MKKLKVMTVVGTRPEIIRLSAVINKLEESEAIEHILVHTGQNYDYELNEVFFKDFNLKKPDYFLNAATGTAVETIGNILVKIDPIMEEVKPDAFLVLGDTNSCLTAIAAKRRHIPIFHMEAGNRCFDQRVPEETNRKIVDHTSDINLTYSDIAREYLLREGLPADRIIKTGSPMFEVINSRKEDIDASDVLERLELKEGQYFVVSAHREENINSEKNFLNLVDSLNAIAEKYKLPIIVSTHPRTRKMIQSKHIEFNPLISLMKPLGFNDYVKLQIKAKTVLSDSGTINEESSILGFKALNLREAHERPEAMEEAVVMMVGLAEERILQGLHILETQEKNILRRVADYSMPNVSDKVLRIILSYTDYVNRVVWGKLS, encoded by the coding sequence ATGAAAAAACTAAAAGTAATGACAGTTGTTGGAACAAGACCAGAAATAATAAGATTATCTGCTGTTATAAACAAATTAGAAGAATCTGAAGCAATAGAACATATTTTAGTACATACTGGTCAAAATTATGATTATGAATTAAATGAAGTATTTTTTAAGGATTTTAATTTGAAAAAACCAGATTATTTCCTTAATGCAGCAACTGGAACAGCAGTTGAAACAATAGGAAATATACTTGTTAAGATAGACCCTATTATGGAAGAAGTGAAACCAGATGCTTTTTTAGTGCTTGGAGATACAAACAGTTGTCTTACAGCTATAGCAGCAAAAAGAAGACATATTCCAATATTTCATATGGAAGCAGGAAATAGATGTTTTGATCAAAGGGTACCAGAAGAAACTAATAGAAAAATTGTAGATCATACATCAGATATAAATCTAACATATAGCGATATAGCTAGAGAGTATTTACTAAGAGAAGGATTACCAGCAGATAGAATAATAAAAACAGGAAGTCCTATGTTTGAAGTAATTAATTCAAGAAAAGAAGATATAGATGCATCAGATGTATTAGAAAGACTGGAATTAAAAGAAGGTCAATACTTTGTAGTATCAGCTCATAGGGAAGAAAACATAAATTCAGAAAAGAACTTTTTAAACTTGGTTGATAGTTTAAATGCAATTGCAGAGAAATACAAACTACCAATAATAGTTAGTACACATCCTCGAACAAGAAAAATGATACAGTCAAAACATATAGAATTTAATCCGTTAATATCACTTATGAAGCCACTTGGATTTAATGATTATGTAAAACTTCAAATAAAAGCAAAGACAGTACTAAGTGATAGTGGTACAATAAATGAAGAATCCTCAATTCTTGGCTTTAAAGCTCTTAATTTAAGAGAAGCTCACGAAAGACCAGAAGCTATGGAAGAAGCAGTGGTTATGATGGTGGGACTTGCAGAAGAGAGGATATTACAAGGATTACATATATTGGAGACACAAGAAAAGAATATATTAAGAAGAGTAGCGGATTATAGCATGCCTAATGTATCTGATAAGGTGCTTAGGATAATATTGTCTTATACGGATTATGTGAATAGAGTAGTGTGGGGAAAGCTTAGCTAA
- the murJ gene encoding murein biosynthesis integral membrane protein MurJ, whose amino-acid sequence MTKKNIIKSAGIIIFINILSKILGLLRDSTIASSFGASIATDAYAMSLTIPNILYGIIGAAVSTTFIPILSESYKNNGKEDMYKFANSIINIILIISIFLSVFGWIFTPSIVKFIAPNFGGEKYSLTVNLTRISVLNLLFMSMTCGFVALLQTMNDFIAPTLIGIVYSIPIIMYNFIGSKLGIYGLNIVTLLGFGLQILIQIPWLIKNGYKYRFKIDFHDARIIKMFRLILPILIGTGVNQINILIDRIMASGLPDGSIASFDFALKINEIVYTIFAMAIVTVIYPKLSMESSGNDLVKFKGSISKAINNINIVMIPSAIGLMILRVTVVSVLFKHGAFNINAVTMTSNAVLFLAIGMIFYGIRDICNRAFYALQDTKTPMINGIIAVGACITMNIIMVPILGLGGLALANTTSAIVSASLLIINLRRKIGSINGTNIIISSLKMFLASIIMGIVVYNVNRFIPSYIEGFKGEIITLIISIIIGIIIYFIMLFILKVEEFKIILDILKKYIMIKLQKL is encoded by the coding sequence ATGACTAAGAAAAACATAATCAAATCAGCTGGAATAATTATTTTTATCAATATTTTAAGTAAAATATTAGGATTATTAAGGGATTCTACTATAGCATCTTCTTTTGGAGCTAGTATAGCAACAGATGCATATGCTATGTCACTAACTATACCTAATATTCTATATGGTATAATTGGTGCTGCAGTTTCAACAACTTTTATTCCTATACTTAGTGAGAGTTATAAAAATAATGGGAAAGAGGATATGTATAAATTTGCTAATTCTATAATAAATATAATTCTTATTATATCCATATTCTTATCTGTTTTTGGATGGATTTTTACACCTTCAATTGTGAAATTTATTGCACCTAATTTTGGAGGGGAAAAATATAGTCTTACAGTTAATCTTACTCGTATTAGTGTTCTAAATTTATTGTTTATGAGTATGACTTGTGGATTTGTTGCGTTACTTCAAACTATGAATGACTTTATTGCTCCAACACTTATAGGAATAGTTTATAGTATTCCTATAATTATGTACAATTTTATTGGATCAAAGCTTGGAATTTATGGTCTGAATATTGTGACCCTATTGGGTTTTGGTTTACAAATACTTATTCAGATACCGTGGTTAATTAAAAATGGTTATAAGTATAGATTTAAGATAGATTTTCATGATGCAAGGATAATAAAAATGTTTAGATTAATTCTACCGATATTAATAGGAACAGGGGTTAATCAAATAAATATACTTATAGATAGAATAATGGCTTCTGGACTTCCTGATGGAAGTATTGCATCTTTTGACTTTGCTTTAAAAATTAATGAAATAGTTTATACTATTTTTGCTATGGCAATTGTTACAGTTATTTATCCTAAGTTATCTATGGAGAGCTCAGGAAATGACTTGGTAAAATTTAAGGGATCTATATCAAAAGCAATAAATAATATAAATATCGTTATGATACCTTCTGCAATTGGACTTATGATTTTAAGAGTTACAGTAGTTAGTGTATTATTTAAACATGGAGCATTTAATATAAATGCAGTTACTATGACTTCTAATGCAGTATTATTTCTTGCTATTGGAATGATTTTTTATGGCATCAGGGATATATGTAATCGTGCTTTTTATGCGTTGCAAGATACAAAAACTCCAATGATTAATGGTATTATAGCAGTTGGTGCTTGTATAACTATGAATATAATTATGGTTCCTATACTAGGACTTGGCGGATTGGCACTTGCAAATACAACTTCTGCCATAGTGAGTGCATCTCTTTTAATAATAAATTTAAGAAGGAAAATTGGTAGCATTAATGGAACCAATATCATAATAAGTAGTTTGAAGATGTTCCTTGCCTCTATAATAATGGGGATTGTTGTATATAATGTTAACAGATTTATTCCAAGTTATATTGAGGGTTTTAAGGGTGAAATAATTACATTAATTATTTCTATAATTATAGGAATTATTATTTATTTTATTATGTTATTTATTTTAAAAGTAGAAGAATTTAAAATTATATTAGATATATTAAAGAAATACATAATGATTAAACTACAAAAACTATAA
- a CDS encoding glycosyltransferase, which produces MKVLLLDVNCKSGSTGKIIYDLYTQLNENDHTAAIGYGRGPLVDESNIIKFSSNIEVYIHALLTRITGFTGCFSYFATRRLIKFIDKFKPDVVHLNDMHGYFVNIMTLMKYLKKNNIKTIWTFHCEFMYTGKCGYSYDCEKWKSECGYCPNLKDYPTTMFFDFTKKMFNDKKEIFKDFNNLTIVTPSKWLADRVKQSFLKDKEIVVIHNGIDTKNVFYPRKFEHLKKKHNITNEKIVLAVAPDIMCERKGGRYVLELAKRMKDENVKFILIGVTDLNEKFDDNVIALGRTENQIELAEYYSLADVFIICSKKENFPTTCIEAISCGKPVCGFDEGGTSETAPGKTGSFVDYGEVEQLKEKILLELEQGGNYKLYEQYGKETYTKETMYKNYLKIYR; this is translated from the coding sequence ATGAAAGTTTTACTTTTAGACGTAAATTGTAAATCAGGTAGTACAGGTAAAATTATTTATGATTTATATACACAACTTAATGAAAATGATCATACAGCGGCAATAGGTTATGGTAGAGGTCCATTGGTTGATGAATCTAATATTATTAAATTCAGCAGTAATATAGAAGTGTATATTCATGCATTACTTACTAGAATTACAGGATTTACAGGATGCTTTTCATATTTTGCTACAAGAAGGCTAATAAAATTTATTGATAAATTTAAGCCTGATGTTGTTCATTTAAATGATATGCATGGTTATTTTGTAAATATAATGACATTAATGAAATATCTTAAGAAGAATAATATCAAAACTATTTGGACATTTCACTGTGAATTTATGTATACAGGTAAATGTGGTTATTCATATGACTGTGAAAAATGGAAAAGTGAATGTGGATATTGCCCTAATTTAAAAGATTATCCAACAACTATGTTTTTTGACTTTACTAAGAAAATGTTTAATGATAAAAAAGAGATATTTAAGGATTTTAATAATTTAACAATTGTAACACCATCAAAATGGTTAGCTGATAGAGTTAAGCAATCATTTTTAAAAGATAAAGAAATAGTTGTCATACATAATGGTATAGATACAAAAAATGTTTTTTATCCTCGAAAATTTGAGCATCTTAAGAAAAAGCATAATATCACAAATGAAAAAATTGTACTTGCAGTTGCACCTGATATAATGTGTGAACGTAAAGGTGGTAGGTATGTTTTAGAACTTGCAAAAAGGATGAAAGATGAAAATGTTAAATTTATTTTAATAGGCGTGACAGACTTAAATGAAAAGTTTGATGATAATGTTATAGCATTAGGTAGAACTGAAAATCAGATAGAACTTGCTGAATATTATTCTTTGGCGGATGTTTTTATTATATGTAGTAAAAAGGAAAATTTTCCAACTACGTGTATAGAAGCGATATCATGTGGGAAACCTGTTTGCGGATTTGATGAAGGTGGAACATCTGAGACAGCACCAGGTAAGACCGGTTCATTTGTTGATTATGGAGAGGTTGAACAGTTGAAAGAAAAAATATTGTTAGAATTAGAACAAGGTGGAAATTATAAATTATATGAACAGTATGGTAAAGAGACATATACTAAGGAAACAATGTATAAGAATTACCTCAAAATTTATAGATAA
- a CDS encoding FkbM family methyltransferase, with translation MVKRHILRKQCIRITSKFIDKKIKNYSEGCDNVSIKSMMKFKLKVLIGKEIELHPQKSCNKIRLGNDYGGWTIYPDNISNESIVYSFGIGEDISFDLEIIKKFNCKVFAFDPTPKSLKWLSNQQLPTNFTYYDYGISSFDGYTKFFMPKNNEYVSCSSIKNTSTSDQTIEVKVKKLDTIIKQLGHKKIDILKLDIEGSEYDVVEGILDSGIHIQQILIEFHHRLCKNGLDKTKRIYQKLNESGYKLFNVSESKEEYSFIHDKC, from the coding sequence ATGGTAAAGAGACATATACTAAGGAAACAATGTATAAGAATTACCTCAAAATTTATAGATAAAAAAATTAAAAATTATTCAGAAGGTTGTGATAATGTGAGTATAAAAAGTATGATGAAATTTAAATTAAAGGTTTTAATTGGTAAAGAAATTGAATTACATCCACAAAAGTCTTGTAATAAAATACGACTGGGAAATGATTATGGAGGGTGGACAATTTATCCAGATAATATTTCAAATGAAAGCATAGTATATTCTTTTGGTATAGGTGAAGATATTTCTTTTGATTTAGAAATTATAAAAAAATTTAATTGCAAAGTTTTTGCTTTTGACCCAACACCAAAATCACTAAAGTGGTTAAGTAATCAACAATTGCCAACTAATTTTACATATTATGATTATGGAATTTCAAGTTTTGATGGATATACTAAATTTTTCATGCCAAAAAATAACGAATATGTATCTTGTAGCAGTATTAAAAATACTAGTACATCTGATCAAACAATAGAAGTTAAAGTCAAAAAGCTAGATACTATTATAAAACAATTAGGACATAAAAAAATAGATATTCTTAAATTGGATATTGAGGGATCAGAATATGATGTTGTTGAAGGGATACTAGATTCTGGTATACATATTCAACAAATACTGATAGAATTCCATCATAGACTATGTAAAAATGGATTAGATAAAACAAAGAGAATTTACCAAAAATTGAATGAAAGTGGTTATAAACTGTTTAATGTATCTGAATCTAAAGAGGAATATTCATTTATACATGACAAATGTTAA
- a CDS encoding GtrA family protein has product MIKSMNNSFSRFLLVGGTSTILDYVIYIILSRYIDYSLAKVISMCCACTYSFFLNKEFSFKDQSKNNIDQLIKYVVAQVINITVNVLVNAFVLKTVGIKIIAFIVATGTAMIVNYLLQKVFVFRGVKK; this is encoded by the coding sequence ATGATAAAAAGCATGAATAATAGCTTTTCGCGCTTTTTGCTGGTCGGTGGTACATCTACGATTTTGGATTATGTTATCTACATAATTTTAAGTAGGTATATTGATTATTCATTGGCAAAAGTCATTTCGATGTGTTGTGCATGTACTTATTCATTTTTTTTAAATAAGGAATTTTCTTTTAAAGACCAAAGTAAGAATAATATTGATCAACTTATCAAATATGTAGTCGCACAAGTTATTAACATTACTGTAAATGTTTTGGTAAATGCTTTTGTACTAAAGACGGTTGGAATTAAAATCATCGCTTTTATTGTTGCCACAGGAACGGCAATGATAGTTAATTATTTATTACAAAAGGTATTTGTGTTTAGAGGGGTAAAAAAATGA
- the hisH gene encoding imidazole glycerol phosphate synthase subunit HisH: MIAIIDYNMGNVASIENILRKIGIEAIITSDPSVIRQADKIILPGVGSFDYGMKNLNDLGLIEVLKEKAIESNTPLLGICLGMQLLTEGSEEGTLQGLGFIKAHTKKFESEYNGEKLRVPHMGWNYIYPKSNAGIFKNSLDNMRFYFVHSYYVECENEKDVLATTEYGNKFASIIGKDNILGVQFHPEKSHKYGMNLLKNFVEMV, encoded by the coding sequence ATGATAGCAATAATAGACTACAATATGGGGAATGTCGCTTCGATTGAAAATATTTTAAGAAAAATTGGAATAGAAGCAATAATTACATCAGATCCATCTGTTATAAGACAAGCAGATAAAATAATATTACCTGGTGTTGGTTCTTTTGATTATGGAATGAAGAATCTTAATGACCTTGGACTTATAGAGGTTCTTAAAGAAAAGGCTATAGAATCCAATACACCGCTACTTGGAATATGTTTAGGGATGCAGTTATTAACTGAAGGAAGTGAAGAAGGAACACTTCAAGGGTTAGGTTTTATAAAAGCACATACGAAAAAATTTGAATCTGAATATAATGGAGAAAAATTAAGAGTACCGCATATGGGATGGAATTATATATATCCAAAATCTAATGCAGGAATTTTTAAAAATTCACTAGATAATATGCGCTTTTATTTTGTACATTCATATTATGTGGAATGTGAAAATGAAAAAGACGTTTTAGCTACTACAGAATATGGTAATAAATTTGCAAGCATTATTGGAAAAGATAATATTTTAGGGGTACAGTTCCATCCTGAAAAAAGTCATAAATATGGTATGAATTTATTAAAGAACTTTGTGGAGATGGTATAA
- the wzy gene encoding O-antigen polysaccharide polymerase Wzy, whose translation MLLFTNFIAIIYIIFLFKRKYPVSLSMYWVVVFYAVYIFVPTVRNHITYIKDIPNQLVEEIALYSLVGLISFIATNQIFLFKWNKMGAVSRIEISNKATKNLVYFFVLIFILILMVTTGAEGLTKIFSTGSVNLLVEDKSIFDTFRNVTLFYLTILGSVLVLTARNIKEKKKSVILFVLIIIIIAIVGYARRVIIYPIFVVMFYYLSRIRNKTKILLAPLLIIPVLFIIMFLMGYIRTFGIGNLNIENIISYFKDGNFLDIFMSNTDFSASYYYLSKQISYGEIATSPLGYLKVLFAAIPRLIWESKPQYTSVSILSIIEPLKVSQGFSAATGYIGEALATMGVLGVVLVSAVWGTACGYLDKKYQYIVTKRVNDMRAGVNNKGFTIFEYMYLYIGALLITESHRGDFGAASMDFVLEVVFLGILLIFFSRKYKTKTI comes from the coding sequence ATGTTATTATTTACAAATTTTATTGCTATTATATATATAATTTTTTTATTTAAAAGAAAATATCCTGTATCTTTATCAATGTATTGGGTAGTGGTTTTCTATGCAGTCTATATATTTGTTCCAACAGTTAGAAATCATATAACATATATTAAAGATATACCCAATCAATTAGTTGAAGAAATCGCTTTATATTCATTGGTAGGGTTAATATCATTCATAGCTACAAATCAAATTTTTTTATTTAAATGGAATAAAATGGGGGCTGTATCTCGAATAGAGATATCAAATAAAGCAACTAAGAATCTAGTTTATTTTTTTGTTTTAATTTTTATATTGATATTAATGGTAACAACTGGTGCGGAAGGATTAACAAAAATTTTTTCAACTGGTTCAGTTAATTTATTAGTTGAAGATAAGAGTATTTTTGATACTTTTAGAAATGTAACATTATTTTATTTGACCATATTAGGATCGGTGTTAGTTCTAACAGCCAGAAATATTAAAGAAAAAAAGAAATCAGTAATTCTATTTGTATTGATTATAATTATTATAGCAATAGTAGGATATGCTCGTAGAGTGATTATTTATCCTATATTTGTGGTAATGTTTTATTATTTATCAAGAATTAGAAACAAAACTAAAATTTTACTAGCACCATTATTAATTATTCCGGTTTTGTTTATTATTATGTTTTTAATGGGTTATATTAGAACTTTCGGAATTGGAAATTTAAATATAGAAAACATAATAAGCTATTTTAAGGATGGTAACTTTTTGGATATATTTATGTCTAATACTGATTTTTCAGCTTCATACTACTATTTAAGTAAACAAATTAGTTATGGTGAAATTGCAACAAGTCCACTAGGATATTTAAAAGTATTATTTGCGGCAATACCTAGATTAATTTGGGAAAGTAAGCCTCAGTATACTTCTGTTTCTATTTTATCTATTATTGAACCTTTAAAAGTTAGCCAAGGCTTTTCAGCAGCAACGGGGTATATTGGAGAAGCTTTAGCTACAATGGGAGTATTAGGAGTTGTTTTAGTTTCAGCAGTATGGGGAACAGCTTGTGGTTATTTAGATAAAAAATATCAATATATAGTAACTAAAAGAGTAAATGATATGAGAGCGGGGGTTAATAATAAGGGATTTACTATATTTGAATATATGTATTTATATATCGGAGCTTTATTAATTACGGAAAGTCATCGAGGAGATTTTGGTGCGGCTTCAATGGATTTTGTTTTGGAAGTAGTTTTTTTAGGAATACTATTAATATTTTTCTCTAGGAAATACAAAACAAAAACAATATAG
- a CDS encoding glycosyltransferase family 4 protein, producing the protein MKIVLIGLASVFTEGMTYQDNLLANQLRYDGHEITIISECYKYQDGVIVKTHEEDKVLPNGIHLVRIKYRNILGDFISGKIRAVKGLYNILEQECPDIIFHHGLQSYELLTIVKYKKKHTDIKIFLDSHEDFNNSATNFLSKYILHKMYYKYIIRRVLPYIDKVFCVAYESFDFLRQLYGVPDNLMEFYPLGGIILDESIREEKRIKIRKKLMLKNANILMVHSGKMDKLKRTDEIIKAFMQVKSDKFRLLLIGTMQDDVKKDIFPLIESDNRIKFLGWKNGDELLNYLCACDLYVQPGTQSATMQNALCCGSAAALYPYSSHKYLLKDSVFYIETINDMMNLFDDISRNPEILEKKQIQSNKLAHEILDYRVLASRLFK; encoded by the coding sequence ATGAAAATTGTTTTAATAGGATTAGCTTCAGTTTTTACAGAAGGAATGACTTATCAAGATAATTTATTAGCGAATCAGTTAAGATATGATGGCCATGAAATAACAATTATATCAGAATGTTATAAATATCAAGATGGTGTAATAGTAAAAACACATGAGGAAGATAAGGTTTTACCTAACGGAATACATTTAGTGAGAATAAAATATAGAAATATATTAGGAGACTTTATATCAGGTAAAATTAGAGCGGTAAAAGGATTATATAATATTTTAGAGCAAGAGTGTCCAGACATAATTTTTCACCATGGATTGCAATCATATGAACTTTTGACCATAGTTAAGTACAAAAAAAAGCATACTGATATAAAAATTTTTTTAGATAGCCATGAAGATTTTAATAATTCTGCTACTAATTTTTTATCAAAATACATATTACATAAAATGTATTACAAATATATTATCAGAAGAGTATTACCATATATTGATAAAGTATTCTGTGTTGCATATGAGAGTTTCGATTTTTTACGACAGTTGTATGGTGTTCCAGATAATTTAATGGAATTCTACCCACTAGGGGGAATTATATTAGATGAATCTATACGTGAGGAAAAAAGAATTAAAATTCGCAAAAAGTTAATGTTGAAAAATGCTAATATTTTAATGGTGCATTCAGGAAAAATGGATAAACTCAAGAGAACTGATGAAATAATAAAAGCATTTATGCAAGTAAAATCAGATAAGTTTAGACTTTTACTTATAGGAACAATGCAAGATGATGTAAAAAAAGATATATTTCCGTTAATAGAATCTGATAATAGAATTAAGTTTTTAGGATGGAAAAATGGAGATGAATTATTAAATTATTTATGTGCTTGTGATTTATATGTACAACCTGGCACTCAATCAGCTACAATGCAAAATGCACTTTGCTGTGGAAGTGCAGCCGCGCTTTATCCATATTCAAGTCATAAGTATTTACTAAAGGATAGTGTGTTTTATATTGAGACTATAAATGATATGATGAATCTTTTTGATGATATTTCAAGAAATCCCGAGATACTCGAAAAAAAACAAATTCAATCCAATAAATTAGCTCATGAAATATTGGATTATAGGGTGTTAGCATCAAGATTATTTAAGTAA